The following proteins come from a genomic window of Scomber japonicus isolate fScoJap1 chromosome 4, fScoJap1.pri, whole genome shotgun sequence:
- the actr8 gene encoding actin-related protein 8, which translates to MTQAEKEQENGREKEKERDKEKEKEQQRGVKRPIAPPAIPEPLQEQIQSNFIVVIHPGSRTLRIGRATDTLPVTIPHVIARRHKQSGQPRYEDAWLLREGLNKPESNEQRQNGLKMVDQAIWSKKMSNGVRRTPVSAEQARAYNCQIRPAVLDSSSRVKWTNTAHHPPHLVGEEALYVNPSDCYNVHWPIVRGQLNVHAGPGGSLTAVLADLETIWSHIIQKHLEIPLKDLKYYRCILLVPDIYNRQHIKEVVNLLLLNMGFSAIIVHQESVCATFGSGLSSACVVDVGDQKTSLCCVEDGVSHRNSRLSLAYGGSDVTRTFLWLLQRAGFPYRDCQLSSRLDCQLLQHIKETFCHLNQDISGLQDHEFQTRFPEAPALLYQVRLGDEKLQAPMGLFYPTTFGIVGQKMTSLQYRSQGDSEDPHDEHYLLSTQNKQDQSSKSASDRKAFSRPGGALDGDVSGQGGIGELSDLPRGCGSGSGGGMQGEMELGPAQGECLMGVGEVEEPMSAHLSRKTAIMSQFESKALGLDKAILHSIDCCASDETKRKMYSSILVVGGGLMFHGAQEFLLHRIINKMPPSFRRLVDNVEVITRPKDMDPRLISWKGGAVLACLDTTQEMWIHQGEWQRFGVRMLRERAAFVW; encoded by the exons ATGACTCAGGCTGAGAAGGAGCAGGAGAacgggagggagaaagaaaaggagcgcgataaggagaaagagaaggagcaACAACGCGGCGTGAAAAGACCCATCGCTCCGCCGGCTATCCCTGAACCTCTTCAGGAG CAAATACAGAGCAATTTTATAGTAGTCATCCACCCCGGGTCCAGGACGCTCCGCATTGGCCGAGCAACAGACACTCTTCCGGTGACCATCCCGCATGTAATAGCCCGCAGACACAAGCAAAGTGGACAGCCCAGATATGAGGACGCCTGGCTGTTGAGAGAAGGTCTAAAT AAACCAGAGAGTAATGAGCAGAGGCAGAACGGGCTTAAAATGGTGGACCAGGCCATTTGGTCCAAGAAGATGTCCAATGGAGTGCGGAGGACGCCCGTGTCGGCTGAACAG gccAGAGcgtacaactgtcagatccgTCCGGCAGTGCTAGACAGCAGCTCCAGGGTTAAGTGGACCAACACAGCTCACCATCCTCCTCATCTTGTAGGAGAGGAG GCTCTGTATGTGAATCCATCCGACTGTTACAATGTCCACTGGCCTATAGTCAGAGGTCAGCTCAATGTGCACGCCGGTCCCGGAGGCTCGCTGACCGCCGTTCTGGCCGACCTCGAGACAATTTGGAGTCACATCATTCAAAAGCATCTGGAGATCCCCCTCAAGGACTTAAAG TATTACAGATGCATCCTGTTGGTTCCTGACATCTACAACAGGCAGCATATCAAGGAAGTtgtcaacttgctgctgcttAATATGGGCTTCTCAG caaTCATTGTGCACCAGGAGTCAGTGTGCGCTACATTTGGCAGTGGGTTGAGCAGCGCTTGTGTTGTGGATGTAGGAGACCAGAAGACCAGTCTCTGTTGTGTAGAGGATGGAGTGTCCCACCGGAACTCGAG GTTGTCTTTGGCGTATGGTGGCTCAGATGTGACCCGCACTTTCCTCTGGCTCCTGCAGAGGGCAGGATTTCCCTACAGAGACTGCCAGCTGTCCAGCAGATTGGATTGCCAGCTACTACAACATATAAAGGAGACTTTCTGCCATCTAAACCAA GACATTTCAGGGCTACAAGATCATGAATTCCAAACACGCTTCCCAGAAGCTCCAGCCCTTCTCTACCAGGTTCGACTAGGAGATGAGAAATTACAG GCACCCATGGGACTTTTCTACCCCACCACATTTGGCATTGTAGGTCAGAAGATGACATCACTGCAGTACCGTTCCCAAGGCGACTCGGAGGATCCTCATGATGAACACTACCTTCTGTCCACGCAGAACAAACAGGACCAG TCCTCCAAATCTGCTTCAGACCGGAAGGCTTTCTCCAGACCAGGTGGAGCTTTGGATGGAGATGTGAGCGGTcagggtgggattggagagctCTCAGACCTGCCCAGGGGCTGCGGAAGTGGCAGCGGTGGAGGGATGCAGGGGGAGATGGAGCTTGGGCCAGCCCAGGGGGAGTGCCTGATGGGGGTAGGAGAGGTGGAAGAGCCAATGTCTGCTCACCTCTCCAGGAAGACTGCCATCATGAGCCAGTTTGAAAGCAAAGCACTGGGCCTGGATAAGGCCATCCTGCATAGCATCGACTGTTGTG CATCGGACGAGACCAAACGAAAGATGTACAGTTCCATACTGGTGGTGGGAGGAGGGCTCATGTTTCATGGTGCCCAGGAGTTTCTGCTGCACCGCATCATCAACAAGATGCCGCCCTCCTTCAGAAGGCTTGTAGACAACGTGGAAGTTATCACAAGGCCAAAG GACATGGACCCTCGCTTGATATCGTGGAAGGGGGGAGCAGTGCTGGCGTGTCTGGACACCACTCAGGAAATGTGGATCCACCAGGGCGAGTGGCAGCGCTTCGGTGTGCGAATGCTCCGCGAGAGAGCTGCCTTCGTCTGGTAA
- the selenok gene encoding selenoprotein K — protein sequence MVYVSNGQVLDNRMQSPWRLSLLVDLFWGVVEFFGLFFKTIIHPDMTKDGYGGTSSYSDGRGPPGPPGSRRRMGRVNHGAGPNAPPMGGGG from the exons ATGGTGTACGTGTCTAATG GTCAGGTCCTGGACAACAGGATGCAGTCGCCATGGCGGCTGTCTCTCCTGGTTGATCTCTTCTGGGGAGTGGTGGAGTTTTTCGGACTGTT TTTCAAGACAATAATTCACCCTGACATGACGAAGGATGGATACGGCGGTACGTCAAGCTACAGTGATGGCAGAGG TCCTCCAGGTCCCCCTGGTAGCAGAAGAAGGATGGGAAGAGTAAACCATGGTGCAGGTCCCAACGCCCCACCAAtgggtggaggaggatga
- the LOC128357541 gene encoding uncharacterized protein LOC128357541 — protein sequence MGKGLHGSPVFMMWGITLILVSSVAAQVTANEPEVHCGESHDFPPVSDTSPSFLADMKAEQVAGTHMINISWAINIDGSIQYLTGTRIVMDFSIYLCTYNPPLNETTSTSQKWFHYLVKASPGYYSIQVANLPLPPTNSGLSYIYKEVTIHSTTNRRTSPKPPEVKGRTSPKLTEVPRIMMIAETPTPEPKAPSSRTVAAIFGGLACLMILTSCIIFLCCNLSQRSYGTNLTTALRFKRLPTSPTVPVSVLMVYPAENLAFQRAVLALAEFLQWHGGCSVAIDMWQQGKIAELGPMRWLAEQAKAAEQVLIIAPQPCDSPPNSSSPGPSIPAAAHDLYPLILNMVASHAKSATELAQFWVVQMGEQQDKRLANLPLELGACKSFCLMKDLNKLCQSLYTQRQDDKKNTLDLFFRPGIAYSEKDTVKLRETVEKLSGHQPSISSEPQPLKSVISV from the exons ATGGGTAAGGGGCTACACG GCAGTCCGGTCTTCATGATGTGGGGGATCACACTGATACTCGTCTCCTCTGTTGCGGCTCAGGTGACAGCGAATGAACCT gAGGTGCATTGTGGTGAATCTCATG ATTTTCCTCCGGTCAGTGACACTTCTCCATCTTTCCTGGCGGACATGAAAGCTGAGCAAGTGGCAGGAACACATATGATTAATATAAGCTGGGCAATCAACATTGATG gtagCATCCAATATTTGACAGGCACTCGTATCGTAATGGATTTCTCAATTTACCTCTGTACATACAACCCACCTTTGAATGAGACAACCTCCACTTCACAG AAATGGTTTCATTATTTAGTAAAAGCAAGCCCTGGCTACTACTCTATTCAAGTTGCCAATCTGCCTTTACCACCGACTAACAGCGGCCTGTCTTACATATACAAGGAAGTTACAATACATAGTACAACAAACC gTAGAACCTCACCAAAGCCTCCTGAAGTTAAAG GTAGAACCTCACCAAAGCTGACTGAAGTTCCTAGAA TTATGATGATTGCTGAGACCCCTACTCCAG AACCGAAAGCACCATCCAGCCGCACAGTGGCGGCCATTTTTGGAGGACTGGCCTGTTTGATGATCCTGACTTCTTGCATAATTTTCT TGTGTTGCAACTTATCACAGAGAAGCTATGGAACGAACCTCACTACAGCATTGCGTTTCAAGAGGTTGCCTACATCTCCCACGGttcctgtctctgtcctcaTGGTCTACCCTGCTGAGAATTTAGCCTTCCAGCGGGCCGTGCTAGCCTTGGCAGAGTTCCTGCAGTGGCATGGTGGCTGCAGTGTGGCTATCGACATGTGGCAGCAGGGGAAGATCGCCGAGCTGGGGCCGATGCGCTGGCTGGCAGAACAGGCCAAGGCTGCAGAGCAAGTTCTCATCATCGCCCCACAG cCCTGCGACTCTCCTCCCAACAGTAGCTCCCCAGGACCCTCCATCCCAGCTGCAGCTCATGACCTTTACCCCCTGATTCTCAACATGGTGGCGAGTCACGCAAAGAGTGCCACAGAGCTGGCTCAGTTCTGGGTAGTGCAGATGGGTGAGCAGCAGGACAAGAGGCTCGCTAACCTGCCGCTGGAATTGGGGGCCTGCAAGAGTTTTTGTTTGATGAAGGACTTGAACAAGCTCTGCCAGAGTCTTTATACTCAGAGGCAGGATGACAAGAAGAACACATTAGATCTGTTCTTTAGACCAGGGATTGCCTACAGTGAGAAGGATACAGTGAAGTTAAGAGAAACTGTTGAAAAGCTAAGCGGACATCAGCCAAGCATTTCCAGTGAGCCTCAACCATTAAAATCTGTTATCTCTGTTTGA